One genomic segment of Pseudomonas sp. RU47 includes these proteins:
- a CDS encoding putative 2-aminoethylphosphonate ABC transporter substrate-binding protein — translation MFKPMALAAAVLATFSLNAFAAKTELTVYTALEAEQLKSYKEAFEKANPDVEIKWVRDSTGIITAKLLAEKARPQADAVWGLAASSLAILDQQGMLQSYAPKDLGKIGANYRDAANPPAWVGMDVWAATICFNTVEAEKQGLTKPVSWQDLTKPEYKGKIVMPNPASSGTGFLDVSAWLQTFGEKQGWAYMDGLHQNIGQYVHSGSKPCKLAAAGEFPIGISFEYPAVQLKRQGAPLDIILPKEGLGWEIEATAVIKGTPHEEAAKKLADFSASAEAMDLYKENFAVLAQPGIAKPQTELPADYEQRLIKNDFAWASKNRDEILTEWRKRYDGKSEKVAAK, via the coding sequence ATGTTCAAGCCTATGGCCCTGGCCGCAGCTGTGCTCGCTACTTTCAGCCTGAATGCCTTCGCGGCAAAAACCGAGTTGACGGTGTACACCGCCCTCGAAGCCGAGCAACTGAAGTCCTACAAAGAAGCCTTTGAAAAGGCCAACCCGGACGTCGAGATCAAATGGGTGCGTGATTCCACCGGGATCATCACCGCCAAACTGCTCGCCGAAAAGGCCCGTCCACAGGCTGACGCGGTGTGGGGCCTGGCTGCTTCGAGCCTGGCGATTCTCGACCAGCAAGGCATGCTGCAAAGCTACGCGCCGAAGGATCTCGGCAAGATCGGCGCGAACTACCGCGACGCCGCGAACCCGCCCGCGTGGGTCGGCATGGACGTCTGGGCCGCGACGATTTGCTTCAACACCGTTGAGGCTGAGAAGCAGGGCCTGACCAAACCCGTGAGCTGGCAGGATCTGACCAAGCCTGAGTACAAAGGCAAGATCGTCATGCCCAACCCGGCGTCGTCCGGCACCGGTTTCCTCGACGTCAGCGCCTGGCTGCAAACCTTTGGCGAGAAGCAGGGCTGGGCCTACATGGACGGTCTGCACCAGAACATCGGCCAGTACGTTCACTCCGGTTCCAAGCCTTGCAAGTTAGCAGCGGCGGGCGAGTTCCCGATCGGGATTTCCTTTGAATACCCGGCGGTACAGCTGAAGCGTCAGGGCGCGCCGCTGGACATCATCCTGCCGAAGGAAGGTCTGGGTTGGGAGATCGAAGCGACTGCCGTGATCAAAGGCACGCCGCATGAAGAAGCGGCGAAGAAACTGGCTGACTTCTCGGCGAGTGCCGAGGCGATGGATCTGTACAAGGAGAACTTCGCTGTTCTTGCCCAGCCAGGGATCGCCAAGCCGCAGACCGAATTGCCGGCGGATTACGAGCAGCGTCTGATCAAGAATGACTTTGCCTGGGCCTCGAAGAATCGCGACGAGATTCTGACCGAGTGGCGCAAGCGTTATGACGGCAAGTCCGAGAAAGTCGCCGCCAAGTAA
- a CDS encoding phosphonate degradation HD-domain oxygenase has protein sequence MTGHEQVVARVFGLYERFGTSDYIGEPVSQIEHMSQAAELAMAEGFDDEVVLAAFFHDIGHLCAEGAENMGGYGVLSHERLGADYLREAGFSERMARLVEYHVQAKRYLTLREPGYFDRLSEASRRTLAYQGGVMTEVEADVFERDPLCAVSLRMRQWDELAKERAVPVMDLGVLKRKAARLLSTV, from the coding sequence ATGACAGGTCATGAGCAAGTCGTTGCGCGGGTATTCGGGTTGTATGAGCGCTTCGGCACCAGCGATTACATCGGTGAACCGGTGTCGCAGATCGAGCATATGTCTCAGGCGGCCGAACTGGCGATGGCTGAGGGCTTTGACGATGAAGTGGTGTTGGCGGCGTTCTTTCATGACATCGGCCATTTGTGTGCCGAGGGCGCGGAGAATATGGGCGGTTATGGCGTGCTCAGCCATGAACGCCTGGGCGCGGATTATTTGCGTGAAGCCGGTTTCAGCGAGCGTATGGCGCGGCTGGTGGAATATCACGTGCAAGCCAAGCGGTATCTGACACTGCGTGAGCCTGGGTATTTTGATCGGCTGAGTGAGGCGAGCCGGCGAACGCTGGCGTATCAGGGTGGGGTGATGACCGAGGTGGAGGCGGATGTGTTTGAGCGGGATCCGTTGTGTGCGGTCAGCCTGCGGATGCGGCAGTGGGATGAGTTGGCCAAGGAGCGCGCGGTGCCGGTGATGGATCTTGGGGTTTTGAAGCGTAAGGCTGCGAGATTGTTGTCTACTGTGTGA
- a CDS encoding TIGR03364 family FAD-dependent oxidoreductase, whose amino-acid sequence MTQHKDLLIVGAGILGLSHAYAAAKRGLKVAVFERTATPLGASVRNFGQALVTGQPPGQMLELAKASREIWGDWAQLAGLQIKRNGSYLFARTEAEEHLLEAFCNGRAVEHGYNIQLLRGTALRDLYHGQFSHHRAALHGIDDQQLYSREAIPALIDYLRRDLGVEFHFSTLVRDVEPGHLHSTAGSFTAKQIIVCSGHDYQTLLAEPIAALDPQICRLQMLRAKPATELNLQHALLTGLSCVHYGAFADLPEAAAVQAQILREQPHLHDNGIHLLISPTPYGELIIGDSHHYGSDPSPFNAEQVDNWMLELAEQTLGCKVQVVERWQGVYGSRGAGPFSFLRPAAGLSVALMHTGVGMSVGPAMAERNVAQLLEEI is encoded by the coding sequence ATGACACAACACAAAGACCTGCTCATCGTCGGTGCCGGCATTCTCGGCTTATCGCACGCCTATGCTGCCGCCAAACGCGGCCTAAAAGTCGCCGTTTTTGAACGCACTGCCACCCCCCTCGGCGCTTCGGTGCGCAACTTCGGCCAGGCGCTGGTCACTGGCCAACCACCTGGCCAAATGCTTGAGCTAGCCAAGGCCAGCCGCGAGATCTGGGGCGACTGGGCGCAACTCGCCGGTCTGCAAATCAAGCGCAACGGTTCCTACCTGTTCGCCCGTACTGAAGCCGAAGAACATCTGCTCGAAGCCTTCTGTAACGGTCGCGCCGTGGAGCACGGTTACAACATCCAGTTGCTGCGCGGCACGGCCTTGCGCGATCTGTATCACGGCCAGTTCAGCCACCACCGCGCCGCGTTGCACGGCATCGACGATCAACAGCTGTACTCGCGCGAAGCCATCCCGGCGCTGATCGACTACCTGCGCCGCGACCTCGGCGTCGAGTTCCACTTCTCCACACTGGTACGCGACGTCGAGCCGGGGCACCTGCACAGCACCGCCGGCAGCTTTACCGCCAAGCAGATCATCGTCTGCTCCGGCCACGATTATCAGACCTTGCTCGCCGAGCCGATCGCTGCGCTCGACCCGCAAATCTGCCGCCTGCAAATGCTCCGCGCCAAACCTGCGACCGAGCTGAATCTGCAACACGCCTTGCTCACCGGCCTGAGCTGCGTGCACTACGGCGCCTTTGCCGATCTGCCGGAAGCGGCGGCGGTGCAGGCGCAGATCCTGCGTGAACAACCGCACCTGCACGACAACGGCATCCACCTGTTGATCAGCCCGACGCCGTACGGCGAATTGATCATCGGCGACTCGCACCATTACGGCAGCGACCCTTCACCGTTCAACGCTGAGCAAGTGGATAACTGGATGCTCGAACTGGCCGAACAGACGCTGGGCTGCAAAGTACAAGTGGTCGAGCGCTGGCAGGGCGTCTATGGTTCCCGGGGGGCGGGGCCATTTTCATTCCTGCGCCCGGCAGCGGGGTTGAGTGTGGCGCTGATGCACACCGGCGTCGGCATGAGCGTCGGCCCGGCGATGGCCGAGCGCAACGTTGCGCAGTTGCTGGAGGAAATTTGA